Sequence from the Podarcis raffonei isolate rPodRaf1 chromosome 16, rPodRaf1.pri, whole genome shotgun sequence genome:
cagactggtgactgggagcggccaccgagaccatataacaccggtcttgaaagacctacattggctcccagtacgtttccgagcacgattcaaagtgtcggtgctgacctttaaagctctaaacggcctcaaaggcccagtagacctgaaggagcatctacaccctaggacttgccaatcagaaggctggcggttcgaatccccgcgacgagatgagctcccattcctcagtccctgctcctgccaacctagcagttcaaaagcacctcaaagtgcaagtggataaataggtaccactccggcgggaaggtaaacggcgtttccgtgcgctgctctggttcgccagaagcggcttagtcctgctggccacatgacccagaagctggacgccggctccctcggccagtaaagtaagctgagcgccgcaaccccagagtcagccgcgactggacctaatggtcaggggtccctttacttttacctattcAATGTCAAGAAGATCAATATCCAAACCGTGgcccggagtttgcctatgtctgctccTTGATCGTATGCACCTTTTCTAGCTCTGCAACATCCCCTTCGGAGGTGAGCCTAGCATCTTCCGGCTCTTaaagcagggaggaaaaggaggagggaatTTTATTCTCACACAAAACAGGGTGTCTGGAGGAAGCCttgacttctctctctccacacacacacacagtgcttcaTCAAAAGAAAACGCAGAGAAGCGAAAAGAGGTCCAGGATCAGCTTTTCCacctttatttttaataattatccttacacacacaaacacccctccctCTGAGGTTCTGCCCGTCTCAGGAAGGAGAACAGACATAAACCCCAGACCCCCCCCCAGTCCTGGCAGGGATGAGGATggcgtcgccccccccccccgactgacTTCTCCTGGCTTTCTCTCTGGCCAAGCCAAGGTCCCGGGGGCCCAGAGATAGAGAGGGGCAGTGTTAACCAGAGGGGCAGGGAGGGTTAGTACTGAAAAGTGGGGAGAGAGGGCACTCAGCAGCTGTTTGGGGCAGGGACGTTCTCAATGTCCCCCTTTAAATCAGTGCTTTCTGAACATCGCCTCAGCCAGCATCCCCAGTGGGGCTCAGGTGGGGCCGCTGGACACACCCTCTTCCTCCCTGCCAGGTGCTGAGGGGATTCTGGTCCAGCGCCAGCATTTCTTGCGTGGCCCAAAACCGTCACAGAACTTCGAAGGAGCGGCGCTGGCCGGCTTCCAAAAGGCAGATTCCAGGGAACCCCAGGCAAAAAAAGGAGGACCTGCCGTTGCCAAGAACTGTAGGCCTAAGACGGTGGTCCGTTGGCGGGTGCTGTCGCTTTCTctgacccccccccacacacacctgcttGGCTCCCTCAAGAGCCAACCAGGGGAGCaattgacacacacacagcagctgaGCTCCATCTGTTAGTCGGTCCAgggcagggaaggagagggaaagaagtGGGGGGGGTCTCTTGCACCcccgcatacacacacacaccccaggaccCCAGAGACGGCAGCAGCATGTCCATTTACATCCCTTGAGACTTTCTGAAAGCCTCTGACTTGTATAATCCTATTTGGATTTTTTCTTATAAAGTTCCCCCGCACACATACGTATTAACACAGTCAGCCCAGCCCCTTTTAGGCACCTGGTGATTgaagaaaaccaaaataaaaggaggtggggagagggagagagtcagCCCCCCCAACCCCGGACACAGTAATGCCCCTCCGGGGACCCCTCCGCTGTGTTCCTCCCGGTCCGCTCGCTCTGTGGGGTCACATTATCTGGCACTGGTCTCCTCCTCCAGAACTGGCTGTGTCTGGCAGGTTCATTCCCTCCAGGTCGAAGTTCAGGCCGGGGGGCtgcaggaggaagaaggaggagagaagggggaggTTAGCCGggacccctgcattgcagggggttggaatagatgacccacAGGTGTCCCTCACAACTGTGCTGTTCTATGGAATATTTCCTGTTGTGCCGGAAGGCAGGATGTTAACCAACAAATTGCAAGAAAGGCGATTCTGACTAACcctcaggaagagctttctgagagCAAGAGCCGTTTGACAGAGGAATGGGCCCCGTCTGAATGTTGGCACTCCTTCGctggaggtttccaagcagaggtttGTTGgacatctgccagggatgctttcaGTGCGATtctgggggggttggactagatggacctggGGGTATaccttccaaccccacaattctctgattggcttgcaggaaggaaaggcagaattaagaagggagctgtggtccagctacatctggaggaatgaaggaaaggaaTGCGGGCAGGacaggggagaaggagagagaaagagagagagaaagagagaaagagagaaagagagaaagagagaaagagagaaagagagaaggaaggaaagaaagaaagaaagaaagaaagaaagaaagaaagaaagaggtcacCATTTGCCCCCGGCCCAAACTCACTGATTCTCCTGCCAGCTCCTTTGGGGGGTGGCCGAGGTCTTGGAGCTGGAAGGCAGACAAAACAGGCAGCGGCGTCAGCAAGGGAACCATGGCAGGGGGCTCAATTTCCTGCCCTCCGTGACCTCTTCCCCCTACCCACCTGCTGCATGAGGTCCAGAACCATCTCGAAGCGGGCCTTGTGCTCCGTGTCTCCGTCGGTGGGCAGTTCGGCCTCAAACTGCTCGCAGATCCTGCCCATGATGCTGTGCTGCTCCTGGTACTTCTCGAActgctcctgtggcagggagtcgCGGTGGctctgcagccactctgggtactGGGGGAGGAAAAGAGGGGAGGGTGGGCCAGGCTGCTCCTACATGGACCGTAGGACTTCAGGACTGTCCACACCAGGGCTAGGCAacccaaggcccgggggccagatccgacccaatcgccttctaaatccagcctgtgtacagtccaggaatcagtgtgtttttacatgagcagaatgtgtccttttatttaaaatgcatctctgggttatttgtggggcataggaattcgttcattcccccccccccaaaaaaaaatatagtctggcccaccacatggtctgagggacagtggaccggcccacagatgaaaaaggttgctgacccctggtctacactaagtgggtctccagggtttcagatgggcaTCTCTCGGACAGCCACACCTGGAGAAGCACTGAACCCAGGCCCTTCTGCTTGCTCTTTATCACTGAGCGATGGCCCTTTCCACGAAAAACGAAGCAGGtccctagtcctcatggttctaaagttaaagggacccctgaccattaggtccagtcgtggctgactctggggttgcgacgctcatctcgctctataggctgagggagccggcgtacagcttccgggtcatgtggccagcatgactaaaccgcttctggcgaaccagagcagcgcacggaaacgccgtttaccttcccgccagagcggtacctatttatctacttgcactttgacgtgcttttgaattgctaggttggcaggagcagggaccgagcaacgggagctcaccccgtcgcggggattcgaaccgccaaccttctgattggcaagccctaggctctgtggtttaacccacagcgccgcccgtgtCCCTCCTCATGGTTCTAGTGTTGTTTTTTCCAGGAATGTAGGTTCACTGAGTTCAGACCCTTGAGCCCACCTGCGCTCCTCTCCCATCCCTGCTTAGGATGCCAGGGgctgatcctgggaccttctgcattcaaggcagctgttctgccactgaggccccccccccccggtgggcCCTTCCGCCTTACTTTCTCCGTGATCTCCTTCAGGGAGGGGTAGAGCACGTCTTTCGACAGCAGGTTCTGCATGATGCTTTGCATGATGGGCAGGAGGCTCCCTTCGCCGTCTCCTTCCTCCAAGCCGAGGCCTTCCATGGTCTTCGCAAGCTCCTCCTCAGAGACACTGGAGTTCtgtgggagaaggaaggggggacgGCTGTTGAGGAGGCCGGGCGAGGAAGCCAACGTCTTCACGGAAGGAAAAGGCAAGAGATGGCCTCCAGCCCCACTGGCTACGTTCTAAGCCCACTGCCCCATAGGAGGCTtccaacttggacggctttaaaagaggatcagacaaattcatggagagaggATCCTGCTCTGCGGGTTTCCctcgccagagtgctgcatgctctggttatctcccgcttggactactgcaatgcgctttccgtggggctaccattgaaggtgacccagaaactgcaattaatccagaatgcggcagccagactggggactgggagtggtcgccgggaccacataacaccattcctgaaagatcttcattggctcccattacgtttctgagcacaattcaaagtgttggtgctgaccttgaaagccctaaaccaagcataggcaaacttggccctccagatgttttcggactacaactcccatcatctctagctaacaggaccagtggtcagggatgatgggagttgtagtcccaaaacatctggaggccaagtttgcctatgcctgccctaaacggcctcaaagggcCAGCAGACCTGatgaagcgtctccacccccatcgtccagcccagacactgaggtccagctccgagggcgttctggtggttccctccctgcgagaagtgaggttatagggaaccagacagagtgccttcttggtggtggctcccaccctgtggaacgccctcccatcagatgtcaaggcaacaaacaactattttacttttaaaagacaactgaagacagccctgtttagggaagttttaaatgtctgacactgtattgtttttaatattcagttggaagccgcccagagtggctggggaaactgagccagatgggtggggtataaataaattattattattattattattattattattattattattattattatttctcaaaaGTGGCCAGCTGGGTGCCCCAAAAGGAATCTCCCAAGTGGGaccctgagcacaacagcagctcTGCAGTTCCCCGCCACATGTTATTCTGTGGTAGATTGCTCTTGGGCATGGAGGTTCTGCTATCAGAGCAGGCCTCCGCATGGCGTGCctggccttctggatcaggccagcgtcCCATCTAGTCCCagactcctgttctcacagaggccaaccgaATGTCCCAAGTGGAATCCCGCAAGCGGGCCCTGGGTGCAAGAGAAGCAGCAGCGCTCTCCTTGCTTGCAGTGAGGGCAGCAACTGGGATTTGCGCTTCTCGTGCCCCAAACAGACGTTGACGAAA
This genomic interval carries:
- the DCAF8 gene encoding DDB1- and CUL4-associated factor 8 isoform X2, encoding MAAPAPQEQQQQDAELEELLESALDDFDKAKPVPSPPPSTASVGDGSVSEKSPGDAAKDSLFASQEKFFQDLFDSELASQATAEFEKAMKELAEEEPHLVEQFQKLSEAAGRVGSDSSSQQEFTSCLKETLSGLAKNADDLQNSSVSEEELAKTMEGLGLEEGDGEGSLLPIMQSIMQNLLSKDVLYPSLKEITEKYPEWLQSHRDSLPQEQFEKYQEQHSIMGRICEQFEAELPTDGDTEHKARFEMVLDLMQQLQDLGHPPKELAGESPPGLNFDLEGMNLPDTASSGGGDQCQIM